The Pantoea vagans genome includes a window with the following:
- the lptG gene encoding LPS export ABC transporter permease LptG, protein MFKVLDRYIGKTIFNTIIMTLFMLVSLSGIIKFVDQLRKTGQGAYTALDAGYYTLLSVPKDIEIFFPMAALLGALLGLGTLAQRSELVVMQASGFTRLQVALAVMKTAIPLVLLTMAIGEFVAPQGEQMARNYRAQQLYGGSLMSTQSGLWAKDGHDFIYIERIKSDSEIDGVSIYTFTDQRRLQSVRYAASATWNADKKLWVLSQVDESNLSDAKQITGSQSLGGEWKTNLTPDKLGVVALDPDALSISGLYNYTKYLKQSGQVSGRYQLNMWGKIFQPLSVAVMMLMALSFIFGPLRSVSMGVRVVTGISFGFLFYVLDQIFGPLSLVYGIPPILGAILPSAAFFAISLYMLLKRR, encoded by the coding sequence ATGTTTAAGGTCCTTGATCGCTATATCGGTAAAACCATCTTCAATACCATCATCATGACGCTGTTCATGCTGGTGTCGCTGTCGGGCATCATCAAGTTTGTCGATCAGCTACGTAAAACCGGGCAGGGCGCCTATACCGCACTGGATGCCGGTTATTACACCTTGCTCAGCGTACCGAAAGATATCGAAATCTTCTTCCCGATGGCGGCGCTGCTTGGCGCGCTGCTGGGTTTAGGGACGCTGGCGCAGCGCAGTGAACTGGTCGTCATGCAGGCATCGGGCTTTACCCGTCTGCAGGTGGCGCTGGCCGTGATGAAAACTGCCATCCCACTGGTGCTGTTGACCATGGCCATTGGTGAGTTTGTTGCGCCCCAGGGCGAGCAGATGGCACGTAACTACCGTGCACAGCAGTTGTATGGCGGTTCGTTGATGTCGACACAGAGTGGCTTGTGGGCAAAAGATGGCCATGACTTCATCTACATCGAACGCATTAAAAGCGATAGCGAAATCGATGGTGTCAGCATTTATACCTTCACCGATCAGCGTCGTTTACAGAGCGTGCGTTATGCCGCAAGTGCCACCTGGAATGCGGATAAGAAATTGTGGGTGCTGTCGCAGGTGGATGAGTCCAACCTCAGCGATGCTAAGCAAATCACCGGTTCACAGAGTCTGGGCGGAGAGTGGAAGACCAACCTGACTCCCGACAAACTCGGTGTGGTGGCGTTGGACCCGGATGCCCTGTCGATCAGCGGCCTGTATAACTACACCAAATATCTCAAGCAGAGCGGCCAGGTTTCCGGACGCTACCAGTTGAATATGTGGGGCAAAATCTTCCAGCCACTTTCCGTGGCGGTGATGATGCTGATGGCGCTGTCGTTTATCTTTGGTCCGCTGCGTAGCGTGTCGATGGGGGTACGTGTGGTCACGGGGATTAGCTTTGGCTTCCTGTTCTACGTACTGGACCAGATCTTCGGCCCACTCAGCCTGGTTTACGGCATCCCGCCAATTCTGGGTGCCATCCTGCCAAGCGCCGCGTTCTTTGCGATTAGCTTGTATATGCTGCTGAAACGTCGTTGA
- the lptF gene encoding LPS export ABC transporter permease LptF encodes MIIIRYLVRETLKSQLAILFILLLIFFCQKLVRILGAAVDGEIPTNLVLTLLGLGVPEMAQLILPLSLFLAILMTLGRLYTESEITVMHACGLGKSVLVKAAMILMLLTSAVAAVNVIWLGPWSSRYQDEVTQNAKANPGAAALAAGQFQTSSDGNSVLFVENVKGNHFGNVFLAQLRPKGNARPSVVLADSGHMEQRKDGSQVVTLDKGTRFEGTAMLRDFRITDFTNYQALVGYKEATLDPNDADQASISTLYKNKTPQFQAEFHWRLTLVFAVLVMALMVVPLSVVNPRQGRVLSMLPAMLLYLIFFLLQSSLRSNAAKGKFDPAIWMWVVNFAYLALAVILNLWDTVPMRRIRGRFSRGGSV; translated from the coding sequence GTGATCATCATTAGATATCTGGTTCGGGAAACGCTCAAAAGCCAGCTGGCTATCCTGTTCATCCTGCTACTAATCTTCTTTTGCCAGAAGTTAGTCAGGATTTTGGGTGCTGCGGTGGATGGCGAGATCCCAACAAATCTGGTTCTGACATTGTTAGGACTGGGCGTGCCTGAAATGGCACAACTTATCCTGCCCCTAAGCTTGTTTCTGGCGATTTTAATGACCCTTGGGCGGCTGTACACCGAAAGTGAAATTACGGTGATGCATGCCTGCGGACTGGGTAAAAGCGTGCTGGTTAAGGCCGCGATGATTCTGATGTTGCTTACCTCGGCGGTAGCGGCAGTCAACGTCATTTGGTTAGGGCCATGGTCATCACGTTATCAGGACGAAGTGACACAAAATGCCAAAGCCAACCCAGGTGCGGCGGCGCTTGCGGCGGGTCAGTTCCAGACCTCCAGCGACGGCAATAGCGTGCTGTTTGTGGAAAACGTGAAAGGCAATCATTTTGGTAACGTGTTCCTGGCGCAACTGCGTCCGAAAGGGAATGCACGCCCTTCAGTGGTGCTAGCCGACAGCGGTCATATGGAGCAGCGTAAAGACGGCTCGCAGGTGGTGACCCTGGATAAAGGCACGCGCTTTGAAGGCACGGCCATGTTGCGCGATTTCCGTATCACGGATTTCACCAATTATCAGGCGCTGGTGGGCTACAAAGAAGCCACGCTCGATCCAAACGACGCCGATCAGGCGAGCATCAGCACGCTGTATAAGAACAAAACACCGCAGTTCCAGGCGGAGTTTCACTGGCGTTTAACCCTGGTATTTGCCGTGTTGGTGATGGCGCTGATGGTGGTGCCGCTGAGTGTGGTCAACCCACGCCAGGGCCGTGTGCTGTCAATGCTGCCCGCCATGCTGCTGTACCTGATCTTCTTCTTGTTGCAGAGTTCGTTGCGGTCCAACGCGGCGAAAGGCAAGTTCGATCCCGCGATCTGGATGTGGGTGGTGAACTTCGCTTATCTGGCGCTGGCGGTGATCTTGAACCTGTGGGATACGGTACCGATGCGACGCATTCGTGGCCGCTTTAGCCGTGGAGGATCGGTGTGA
- the pepA gene encoding leucyl aminopeptidase, translating into MEFSVKSGSPEKQRSACIVVGVFEPRRLSPIAEQLDKISDGYISALLRRGELEGKVGQTLLLHHVPNILSERILLIGCGKERELDERQYKQVIQKTINTLNDTGSMEAVCFLTELHVKGRNTYWKVRQAVETSKEALYNFDQLKSNKVEPRRPLRKLVFNVPTRRELTSGERAIQHGLAVAAGVRAAKDLSNMPPNICNAAYLASQARQLADAYSKNVTTRVIGEQQMKELGMNAYLAVGAGSHNESLMSVIEYKGSTDPEARPIVLVGKGLTFDSGGISIKPADSMDEMKYDMCGAASVYGVMRMVAELNLPLNVVGVLVGCENMPDGRSMRPGDVLTTMSGQTVEVLNTDAEGRLVLCDALTYVERFEPEVVIDIATLTGACVIALGHHVSGLMSNHNPLAHELISASEQSGDRAWRLPMADEYQEQLESNFADMANIGGRPGGAITAACFLARFARKFNWAHLDIAGTAWRSGKAKGATGRPVPLLSQFLLNRAGLNGDD; encoded by the coding sequence ATGGAGTTCAGTGTAAAAAGCGGTAGCCCGGAAAAACAGCGTAGCGCCTGCATCGTTGTTGGCGTTTTCGAACCGCGCCGTTTATCACCTATTGCCGAGCAGCTGGATAAAATCAGCGACGGCTACATCAGCGCTCTGCTGCGCCGCGGTGAACTGGAAGGCAAGGTTGGCCAGACGCTGTTGCTGCACCATGTGCCGAATATCCTGTCCGAGCGCATCTTACTGATTGGCTGTGGTAAAGAGCGTGAGCTGGATGAACGCCAGTACAAACAGGTGATTCAGAAAACCATCAATACGCTGAACGACACCGGCTCAATGGAAGCCGTATGCTTCCTGACTGAACTGCACGTTAAAGGGCGCAATACCTATTGGAAAGTTCGCCAGGCGGTGGAAACCTCTAAAGAAGCGCTCTACAACTTCGATCAGTTAAAAAGCAATAAGGTCGAGCCACGCCGCCCGCTGCGTAAGCTGGTGTTCAATGTGCCAACGCGCCGTGAACTCACCAGTGGCGAACGTGCTATTCAGCACGGTTTAGCGGTGGCAGCCGGTGTCAGAGCCGCCAAAGATCTTAGCAACATGCCGCCAAATATTTGTAACGCCGCGTATCTGGCGTCGCAGGCGCGTCAGTTGGCCGATGCTTACAGCAAAAATGTCACCACGCGTGTGATCGGCGAACAGCAGATGAAAGAGCTGGGCATGAACGCTTACCTGGCGGTCGGTGCCGGTTCGCACAATGAATCGCTGATGTCAGTGATTGAGTACAAAGGCAGTACCGATCCGGAAGCACGTCCGATTGTGCTGGTCGGTAAAGGCCTGACCTTCGATTCCGGTGGCATCTCGATCAAACCCGCTGACTCGATGGATGAGATGAAGTACGACATGTGCGGTGCGGCCTCAGTGTACGGCGTGATGCGCATGGTGGCGGAACTCAATCTGCCGCTGAACGTGGTCGGCGTACTGGTCGGCTGTGAGAACATGCCGGATGGCCGCTCGATGCGTCCTGGTGATGTGCTGACTACCATGTCCGGTCAGACCGTGGAAGTGCTGAATACCGATGCCGAAGGCCGTCTGGTGCTGTGTGACGCGCTGACCTACGTAGAGCGTTTCGAGCCAGAAGTGGTGATTGATATTGCTACCCTGACCGGTGCCTGCGTGATTGCACTGGGTCACCATGTCAGTGGTTTGATGTCAAACCACAACCCACTGGCCCACGAGCTGATCAGTGCTTCCGAGCAGTCCGGTGACCGTGCGTGGCGTCTGCCAATGGCCGATGAGTATCAGGAACAGCTGGAATCCAATTTTGCCGATATGGCGAACATTGGTGGCCGTCCGGGTGGTGCTATCACTGCCGCCTGTTTCCTGGCACGCTTCGCCCGTAAGTTTAACTGGGCACACCTGGATATCGCAGGCACCGCATGGCGCTCTGGCAAGGCCAAAGGTGCCACTGGTCGCCCGGTTCCTCTGCTGTCGCAGTTCCTGTTGAACCGCGCCGGATTGAACGGCGACGATTAA
- a CDS encoding DNA polymerase III subunit chi: MKNAIFYVMESESPSDGLSAIEALVCDLAETRWRDGKRILIACENEEQANRLDEALWQRPANAFVPHNLAGEGPRYGAPVELAWPQRRGSSPRDLLISLLPQFADFATGFHEVIDFVPYEESLKQLARDRYKAYRSVGFQLNTATPPPPQTTV, encoded by the coding sequence ATGAAAAACGCCATTTTCTATGTGATGGAGTCAGAAAGCCCCAGCGACGGCCTCAGCGCCATCGAAGCACTGGTGTGCGATCTGGCAGAAACACGCTGGCGTGACGGCAAGCGCATTCTGATTGCCTGTGAAAACGAAGAGCAGGCCAACCGTCTGGATGAAGCGCTATGGCAGCGCCCCGCCAACGCTTTTGTGCCCCATAACCTGGCCGGTGAAGGCCCGCGTTACGGTGCGCCGGTGGAACTGGCCTGGCCGCAGCGCCGTGGCAGTTCACCGCGCGACCTGTTGATCAGTTTGCTGCCACAGTTCGCAGATTTTGCTACGGGTTTCCATGAAGTGATAGACTTTGTTCCTTACGAAGAATCCTTAAAACAACTGGCGCGCGACCGCTATAAAGCCTATCGCAGCGTTGGTTTCCAATTGAATACGGCGACGCCACCTCCGCCGCAAACGACAGTGTAG
- a CDS encoding valine--tRNA ligase: protein MEKTYNPQDIEQPLYEHWEQQGYFKPNGDTSQESFCIMIPPPNVTGSLHMGHAFQQTIMDTMIRYQRMQGKNTLWQAGTDHAGIATQMVVERKIAAEEGKTRQDYGRDAFIDKIWQWKAESGGTITRQMRRLGNSVDWERERFTMDEGLSNAVREVFVRLYKENLIYRGKRLVNWDPKLRTAISDLEVENRESKGSMWHIRYPLADGVKTAEGKDYLVVATTRPETLLGDTGVAVNPEDPRYKDLIGKELILPLVNRRIPIVGDEHADMEKGTGCVKITPAHDFNDYEVGRRHKLPMINILTFDGDIRERAEVFDTNGEVSDECADEIPAQFQKMERFAARKAIVAAVDEIGLLDEIKPHDLTVPYGDRGGVVIEPMLTDQWYVRTAPLAKVAVEAVENGDIQFVPKQYENMYFSWMRDIQDWCISRQLWWGHRIPAWYDNDGNVYVGRTEQEVRQENNLADVVVLRQDDDVLDTWFSSGLWTFSTLGWPENTEALRTFHPTSVLVSGFDIIFFWIARMIMLTMHFIKDENGKPQVPFKTVYMTGLIRDEEGQKMSKSKGNVIDPLDMIDGISLEDLLEKRTGNMMQPQLAEKIRKRTEKQFPDGIVASGTDALRFTLAALASTGRDINWDMKRLEGYRNFCNKLWNASRFVLMNTEEHDCGQNGGELKLSLADRWILTEFNSTVKAYREALDSYRFDIAANILYDFTWNQFCDWYLELTKPVMDNGSEAELRGTRNTLVTVLEALLRLAHPIIPYITETIWQRVKGLKNIDHDTIMLQAFPQFDAAKEDAEAKADIEWMKQSIVAVRNIRAEMNISPGKPLDVLLRDCSPAAQRRVEENRNFLSRLARLASLEILPAGEKGPLSVTKIVEGAELLIPMADLVNKEAELERLAKELTKLDVEIEKIQVKLANEGFVARAPEAVVAKERDRIVELEQSKAKLIEQQGVIAAL from the coding sequence ATGGAAAAGACATATAACCCGCAAGATATCGAGCAGCCGCTCTACGAGCACTGGGAACAGCAGGGCTACTTTAAACCGAATGGCGATACCAGCCAGGAAAGCTTTTGCATCATGATCCCGCCGCCGAACGTCACCGGCAGCTTGCATATGGGTCACGCTTTCCAGCAGACCATCATGGATACCATGATCCGTTACCAGCGTATGCAGGGGAAAAATACCCTGTGGCAGGCAGGTACTGACCATGCCGGTATCGCGACGCAGATGGTTGTTGAACGTAAGATCGCCGCTGAAGAGGGCAAAACCCGCCAGGATTATGGTCGTGACGCCTTCATCGACAAAATCTGGCAGTGGAAAGCGGAATCTGGCGGCACGATTACGCGTCAGATGCGTCGCCTCGGCAACTCCGTGGATTGGGAGCGTGAGCGCTTCACCATGGATGAAGGCCTGTCTAACGCGGTGCGTGAAGTCTTCGTCCGCCTGTATAAAGAGAACCTGATTTACCGTGGCAAGCGCCTGGTGAACTGGGATCCTAAACTGCGCACGGCTATCTCCGATCTGGAAGTGGAAAACCGCGAGAGCAAAGGCTCTATGTGGCATATCCGCTATCCACTGGCTGACGGCGTTAAAACCGCAGAGGGCAAAGATTATCTGGTGGTTGCCACCACCCGTCCGGAAACCCTGTTGGGCGATACCGGCGTAGCGGTAAACCCGGAAGATCCGCGCTACAAAGATCTGATCGGCAAAGAGCTGATCCTGCCGCTGGTGAATCGTCGCATCCCGATCGTCGGCGATGAGCACGCGGACATGGAAAAAGGCACCGGCTGCGTGAAGATCACCCCGGCGCATGACTTTAACGACTATGAAGTCGGTCGTCGTCACAAGCTGCCGATGATTAACATCCTGACCTTTGATGGCGATATCCGTGAACGTGCGGAAGTGTTCGACACCAATGGCGAAGTCAGCGACGAGTGTGCGGATGAGATCCCAGCCCAGTTCCAGAAAATGGAACGTTTCGCGGCGCGTAAAGCCATTGTGGCTGCGGTTGACGAAATCGGCCTGTTGGATGAAATCAAACCTCACGACTTAACCGTTCCTTACGGCGACCGTGGCGGCGTGGTCATCGAGCCAATGCTCACCGACCAGTGGTATGTTCGCACCGCTCCGCTGGCGAAAGTCGCGGTTGAAGCGGTAGAGAATGGTGATATCCAGTTCGTACCAAAACAGTACGAAAACATGTACTTCTCGTGGATGCGTGACATTCAGGATTGGTGCATCTCACGTCAGCTGTGGTGGGGCCACCGTATCCCTGCATGGTACGACAATGACGGTAACGTCTATGTTGGCCGCACGGAGCAAGAAGTGCGTCAGGAAAATAACCTGGCTGACGTGGTCGTTCTGCGTCAGGACGACGACGTGCTGGATACCTGGTTCTCGTCTGGTTTATGGACGTTCTCCACCCTGGGCTGGCCAGAGAATACTGAAGCGCTGCGCACCTTCCACCCAACCAGCGTGCTGGTGAGCGGCTTCGATATTATCTTCTTCTGGATCGCGCGCATGATCATGCTGACCATGCACTTCATCAAAGATGAAAACGGTAAGCCGCAGGTACCGTTCAAAACCGTCTATATGACCGGTTTGATCCGTGATGAAGAAGGCCAGAAGATGTCGAAATCGAAAGGTAACGTCATCGATCCACTGGATATGATCGACGGGATTTCGCTGGAAGATCTGCTGGAAAAACGCACCGGTAACATGATGCAGCCACAGCTGGCTGAGAAGATCCGCAAACGTACCGAGAAGCAGTTCCCGGACGGTATTGTGGCATCCGGTACCGACGCGTTGCGCTTTACCCTGGCTGCGCTGGCCTCAACCGGCCGCGATATTAACTGGGATATGAAGCGTCTCGAAGGCTATCGCAACTTCTGTAACAAGCTGTGGAACGCCAGCCGTTTCGTGCTGATGAATACCGAAGAGCATGATTGCGGCCAAAATGGCGGCGAGCTGAAGCTGTCGCTGGCGGATCGCTGGATTCTGACCGAATTCAACAGCACCGTGAAAGCCTATCGTGAAGCGCTGGATAGCTATCGCTTTGATATCGCTGCCAACATTCTGTATGACTTCACCTGGAACCAGTTCTGTGACTGGTATCTGGAGCTGACCAAGCCAGTGATGGACAACGGTAGCGAAGCGGAACTGCGCGGTACGCGTAATACGCTGGTCACCGTGCTGGAAGCCTTGCTGCGTCTGGCGCATCCGATCATTCCTTACATCACCGAAACCATCTGGCAGCGTGTGAAGGGTCTGAAGAACATCGATCACGATACCATCATGCTGCAGGCCTTCCCGCAGTTTGATGCGGCGAAAGAAGATGCCGAGGCGAAAGCCGATATCGAGTGGATGAAGCAGTCGATTGTCGCGGTGCGTAACATCCGTGCTGAGATGAACATTTCTCCAGGCAAACCGCTGGATGTGCTGCTGCGTGATTGCTCTCCTGCGGCACAGCGTCGCGTGGAAGAGAACCGCAACTTCCTGTCTCGTCTGGCGCGTCTGGCCAGCCTGGAGATTCTGCCTGCGGGTGAGAAAGGGCCACTTTCAGTCACTAAGATTGTAGAAGGCGCTGAGTTGCTGATCCCCATGGCGGATCTGGTGAACAAAGAAGCGGAGCTGGAGCGTCTGGCGAAAGAGCTGACCAAGCTGGATGTCGAGATTGAGAAGATCCAGGTCAAGCTGGCGAACGAAGGCTTTGTTGCTCGTGCACCGGAAGCGGTGGTGGCGAAAGAGCGCGATCGCATCGTTGAGCTGGAGCAATCAAAAGCAAAACTGATTGAACAGCAGGGCGTGATTGCGGCATTGTAA
- a CDS encoding GNAT family N-acetyltransferase: MMTTATPLNLQVRPITAADNPLIAQVIRDVSAEFGLTADKGYTVSDPNLDRLFELYSEANSAYWIVEHDGVVVGGGGVAPLACSAPDICELQKMYFLPQVRGLGLARGLALRAMDYARQQGFRRCYLETTGSLTRAIKLYESLGFELIDNAMGCTGHGDCEVRMLKVL, translated from the coding sequence ATGATGACCACCGCTACGCCACTGAATTTGCAGGTGCGCCCGATTACTGCGGCCGATAACCCTCTCATTGCGCAAGTGATCCGTGATGTGTCAGCCGAATTCGGCCTTACGGCAGATAAAGGCTACACCGTTTCGGATCCCAACCTCGATCGGCTGTTCGAACTCTACAGTGAAGCCAATAGCGCGTACTGGATCGTCGAGCATGACGGGGTGGTGGTTGGCGGCGGCGGTGTGGCACCGCTGGCGTGCAGCGCGCCGGATATCTGCGAATTGCAGAAGATGTACTTCCTGCCGCAGGTGCGCGGTTTAGGTCTGGCGCGTGGGCTCGCGCTGCGTGCCATGGACTATGCGCGTCAACAGGGCTTTCGCCGCTGCTATCTGGAAACCACCGGCAGCCTGACGCGAGCGATTAAGCTCTACGAGTCGCTGGGATTCGAGTTGATTGATAACGCCATGGGCTGCACTGGCCACGGTGACTGCGAAGTACGGATGCTGAAGGTACTGTGA
- the miaE gene encoding tRNA isopentenyl-2-thiomethyl-A-37 hydroxylase MiaE, translating into MNYAPLLEPIHNFLHCRTPQAWIDEARKPENLTLLLTDHMVCELKAAQTAVFIIRKYVADKPSGDAILAWLKPYEDFIYRDEPDSNFINAHKNLTKSIIVRNELPWADDLVEMMVLLIKEELHHFYQVWEIMQSRGLPYRKTTASRYAKGLIREISTYEPDALVDKLICGAYIEARSCERFASLAPYLDDQLQKFYISLLRSEARHYQDYLKLAEQISVKDIAPRVQTFGEAEARLISEPDGELRFHSGVPAF; encoded by the coding sequence ATGAACTACGCTCCCCTGTTAGAACCCATTCATAATTTTCTGCATTGCCGCACGCCACAAGCGTGGATTGATGAGGCGCGCAAACCGGAAAACCTGACGCTGCTGCTCACCGATCACATGGTGTGTGAGCTTAAGGCGGCACAAACTGCGGTGTTTATTATTCGTAAGTATGTGGCCGATAAGCCGAGTGGCGATGCCATTCTGGCGTGGCTCAAACCTTATGAAGATTTCATTTATCGCGATGAGCCGGACAGCAACTTTATCAATGCGCATAAGAATCTGACCAAAAGCATCATTGTGCGTAACGAACTGCCGTGGGCGGATGACTTAGTCGAGATGATGGTGCTGTTGATCAAAGAAGAGCTGCATCATTTTTATCAGGTCTGGGAGATTATGCAGTCACGCGGTTTGCCATACCGCAAAACCACCGCCAGCCGATACGCCAAAGGATTGATTCGCGAAATCAGCACCTATGAACCCGATGCGCTGGTGGATAAGTTGATTTGCGGCGCGTATATCGAAGCGCGTTCCTGTGAACGTTTTGCCAGCCTGGCGCCGTATCTTGATGATCAGCTGCAGAAATTCTACATCTCGCTGCTGCGTTCTGAAGCACGCCACTATCAGGATTACCTGAAGCTGGCGGAACAGATCTCTGTTAAGGATATTGCCCCACGCGTGCAGACTTTTGGTGAGGCTGAGGCGCGTTTGATCAGCGAGCCTGATGGCGAATTGCGTTTTCACAGTGGTGTGCCAGCGTTTTAA
- the rraB gene encoding ribonuclease E inhibitor RraB produces MAYEALLEEQREETRLIIEELLEDGSDPDALYTIEHHLSCNNFDSLEKVAVEAFKLGFEVSEPEELELEEGGTVMCVDILSEGALKAELIDAQVEQLVNLAGKFNVDYDGWGTYFEDPDAEDEDDDGDFIDDEEDDGVRH; encoded by the coding sequence ATGGCATACGAAGCATTGCTGGAAGAACAGCGCGAAGAAACCCGCCTGATCATTGAAGAGTTGCTGGAGGACGGCAGCGATCCGGATGCGCTTTACACTATCGAGCATCACCTCTCCTGCAACAACTTCGACTCACTGGAAAAAGTGGCGGTGGAAGCTTTCAAACTGGGCTTTGAGGTCAGCGAACCGGAAGAGCTGGAGTTGGAAGAGGGCGGCACCGTGATGTGCGTGGACATCCTGAGCGAAGGGGCGCTGAAAGCCGAACTGATTGATGCGCAGGTTGAGCAGCTGGTGAATCTGGCGGGTAAATTCAACGTCGATTACGACGGTTGGGGCACCTACTTTGAAGATCCAGACGCCGAAGATGAAGATGACGACGGTGATTTCATCGACGACGAAGAAGACGACGGTGTGCGTCACTAA
- the argF gene encoding ornithine carbamoyltransferase, producing the protein MSQLYSRHFLRLLDFTPAEIANLLNLAGELKHAKKNATETQYLKGKNIALIFEKDSTRTRCSFEVAAYDQGANVTYLGPSGSQIGHKESMKDTARVLGRMYDGIQYRGFGQELVETLAEFAGVPVWNGLTTEFHPTQLLADLLTMQEHLPGKPLSEMTLVYVGDARNNMGNSMLEAAALVGLDLRLVAPKGCWPEEQLVEQCRVAAQQTGGKITLTEDIAEGVQGADFIYTDVWVSMGEAKSVWEERIALLRPYQVNSAMLALTGNPQVKFLHCLPAFHDDQTTLGRQMAEQYGLNDGMEVSNEVFESTHSIVFDQAENRMHTIKAVMVATLGKP; encoded by the coding sequence ATGAGTCAGCTGTATTCGAGACACTTCCTGAGATTGCTGGATTTCACCCCAGCTGAAATCGCCAACCTGCTCAATCTCGCAGGTGAATTAAAACACGCAAAGAAAAATGCCACTGAAACCCAGTACCTGAAAGGCAAGAATATCGCGCTCATCTTCGAAAAAGACTCGACCCGTACACGATGCTCTTTCGAAGTTGCCGCATACGATCAGGGCGCTAACGTGACTTACCTCGGCCCAAGCGGCAGCCAGATTGGCCATAAAGAATCGATGAAAGACACCGCGCGCGTATTGGGCCGTATGTATGACGGTATCCAGTATCGTGGCTTCGGTCAGGAACTGGTCGAAACCCTGGCAGAGTTTGCCGGTGTCCCTGTGTGGAACGGTTTGACCACCGAATTCCACCCTACGCAGTTGCTGGCCGATTTACTCACCATGCAAGAGCACTTACCGGGTAAACCGCTCAGCGAGATGACGCTGGTGTACGTGGGTGACGCGCGCAATAACATGGGCAACAGCATGCTGGAAGCTGCTGCACTGGTTGGGCTGGATCTGCGTCTGGTGGCACCAAAAGGCTGCTGGCCGGAAGAGCAACTGGTGGAACAGTGCCGCGTGGCGGCGCAGCAAACCGGTGGCAAAATCACGCTGACCGAAGACATTGCCGAAGGCGTGCAAGGTGCGGATTTCATCTACACTGATGTTTGGGTGTCGATGGGCGAAGCCAAATCGGTGTGGGAAGAGCGTATTGCGCTGCTGCGCCCGTATCAGGTGAACAGTGCGATGCTGGCGCTTACCGGCAATCCACAGGTGAAATTTCTGCACTGCCTGCCTGCCTTCCATGATGACCAAACCACCTTGGGCCGTCAGATGGCAGAGCAGTATGGCCTGAATGATGGCATGGAAGTGAGCAACGAGGTGTTTGAGTCAACGCACAGTATCGTGTTCGATCAGGCCGAAAACCGCATGCACACCATCAAAGCGGTGATGGTGGCAACGCTGGGTAAGCCGTAA
- the pyrB gene encoding aspartate carbamoyltransferase encodes MANPLYRKHIISINDLNRDELELVLHTAAQLKAHPQPELLKHNVIASCFFEASTRTRLSFETAMHRLGASVVGFADGSNTSLGKKGETLADTISVISTYVDAIVMRHPQEGAARLATEFSSGIPILNAGDGANQHPTQTLLDLFTIRETQSRLDNLNVAMVGDLKYGRTVHSLTQALAKFTGNRFYFIAPDALAMPSYITDMLDEQNIVWSRHDSIEEVMPELDILYMTRVQKERLDPSEYANVKAQFILRATDLVGARDNMKVLHPLPRIDEITTDVDSTPHAWYFQQAGNGIFARQALLALVLNSELAL; translated from the coding sequence ATGGCCAACCCGCTATATCGCAAGCACATTATTTCTATTAACGACCTCAATCGCGATGAGCTGGAGCTGGTGTTACACACCGCCGCTCAGTTGAAGGCGCATCCCCAGCCGGAACTGCTGAAGCACAATGTGATTGCCAGCTGTTTCTTTGAAGCCTCCACCCGTACGCGACTCTCATTCGAGACGGCGATGCATCGTTTAGGCGCATCAGTGGTGGGCTTCGCCGATGGCAGCAACACCTCGCTAGGTAAGAAAGGTGAAACCCTGGCAGACACCATTTCCGTGATCAGTACTTATGTGGATGCGATTGTGATGCGTCATCCACAGGAAGGTGCAGCACGACTGGCCACCGAGTTCTCCAGCGGCATCCCGATTCTGAATGCCGGAGACGGCGCGAACCAGCATCCAACACAAACATTGTTGGATCTGTTCACCATCCGCGAAACCCAGAGCCGCCTCGACAATCTGAATGTGGCCATGGTCGGTGACCTGAAATATGGTCGCACCGTGCACTCGCTGACGCAGGCGCTGGCCAAGTTCACTGGCAACCGTTTTTACTTTATCGCTCCCGATGCACTGGCGATGCCGTCTTACATCACTGACATGCTGGATGAACAGAACATTGTGTGGTCGCGCCATGACAGCATTGAAGAAGTGATGCCAGAACTGGATATTCTCTACATGACGCGCGTGCAGAAAGAGCGCCTCGATCCTTCCGAGTACGCCAACGTGAAGGCGCAGTTCATTCTGCGCGCCACGGATTTAGTCGGTGCCCGCGATAACATGAAGGTGCTGCACCCATTGCCACGTATTGATGAGATCACCACTGATGTCGACAGCACGCCGCACGCCTGGTATTTCCAGCAGGCGGGCAACGGCATCTTCGCCCGCCAGGCCTTGTTAGCACTGGTACTTAATAGCGAACTGGCCCTGTAA